The Filimonas lacunae genomic sequence GGTCCGGCGTCAGATAACTTAAACTATCATGGGGTCTGCGGCTGTTGTATAAGTTTACGGCAGCCTGTACAGCTTTGGTGGCCTGAACTAGATCTTCAAACTCTTTATTAAGACTATATTCATGCTTTAGAATACCGTTAACCCGCTCTGCTATTGCATTCTGATAGGGATCTCCTTTATGACTCATACTAATATTGATCTGATAGTTTTGCAACTGTCCAACATAATCAGAACAGCAGTATTGTACACCGCGATCAGAATGGTGTATGAGCATGTTCCGCCCAGGCTGCTGTTCATTTAAAGCCATGTTTAGCGCTTCTATGCTTCCACGCGCTGCCAGATTAGGCCACAGGCGGTAGCCAACTATTTTACGACTAAAAGCATCAGTTACAAGACTCAGGTAGCAAAAGCCTTCTGATACTCGCAGATAGGTAATATCACTAACCCAAAGTTGATTTTTACCTGTTAATATCAAGTGCTGTATTAAGTTATCATATTTACGGTAAGGATGGTTGCTATCGGTGGTAATAGCACGCCGTCTGCGATGACGGATAAGCAGGTCATAGCGTTCCAGCATATCAAATAGAGCATCACGGCCCATTTTAATTCCATGCGCCTGTAGCTGAGGTTCCAACAGATAGTAGAGCTTACGGGTACCCAAGCGAGGTTGTTCCTCCCGTATTTCTTTCACCATTTTTACTACAATAGAATCTGTCATTTCCTGCTCAGCCTGGGTGCGTGTAGCATAATACCAGGCTTGACGGGTCTTGCCAAACACTGTACAAAACTGACCTACCCCAATATGAGGGTGCAGTTCTGTAAGCAGGTTCACTGTTTGGCACCAGGCTTTTTTCGGATGGGAATTTTGAGATCATTTTCCGCTACATCAATGAGCGTTTCGAGGGCAATATTCTTGATCTCAGCGTGTTCAAGCTGCTTTTGAAGCAGTTTTACCTGCTTCTCTAATTCTTCCAGCTTCTTTTTTTCCGCTTCAGTCATTGCAGGTAAAGTTACTACCTCAGGAGGATATTGCTTACAAATCAAACGAATCTGTGTGTCGCTTATACTCAATTCAACCGTTGCCTGAGCTACGCTAACGCGTCCATAATGAATCTCACGCGCCAGCCAGCGCCGAAAACTTACTTCGTAATGATTGATACGGGGATCATCACTCAGCTTCACCCCAATTACGTTTTTAAAACTCTTGATCTGACTGTTTTTAGCCATCTTCTTTTCAGATTTAGGCTCTTAACTGTCAAGCTATTTCAGGACGAGACACAGTAGCTAAACTCATCGCCATAGTAGTGGGGATGATCGCCACAGTAGCCAGACTCATCACCATAGTAGCCGGGATGATCCTAACAGTAGCTAAACTCATCGCCATAGTAGTAGGGATTGTCGCTACTGCTGTAAAACTCATTCTCATAGATAATAGTGCGGGTCTGTTTGATAAACTGTGGGGTTTCTTCAGTGAATTGTGTCAGGAAAAAGCATGTTGGGGAAGAATATTATGAGTACCACGTGTAAGCAAAAGTGGTGCGGGAATAAAAAATTGCCCGCCTGTAAATCTGCAATATTGTTCCCGGATATAAAATGTATGGATAGTTGTAAAAGTAGTTATTGACGTTGCTGCTTACAGCGCTTAGTAGAAGAAAGGAGCCCCAAAATCCTTATTAATATTGAATTGCAGAAAATTAAAGGCATAAAAAAAGGGCGTTCTGATCGAAACAGAACCCCCTATTTAACCCTGCTGCATAAAAAACTGGTGGTAAGATAGGTAGTTTTAATGAAGGTTTAATCAAGTTTACACTTTTTTTAAATTAATTTTTAATATCCAACATTTTTCCTATTTGTCCCTTAGCTCCTGCGAAGTATACGATATTGCCCATTTTGGCTTTTTGAACTACATGAAATCCACGGGTAGAGATAGAAAACCAATGAAAACCTTCATCTTCACTAACATCAATTCCATTCAGTCCACATGTGATGGCGCGATTCTTATCAAGGTATAACACACAACTGCGATATCCATTAGGTGGTGTGCCCGGCTTTTGCCAGTTTTTCCCACCGTTAGTAGAAATAAGGCAATTGCCTTCCATATTTTCAGGTTGTGTAAAATCTCCTCCTACAATTAACCATTTTTGTTTCCAGGCTGTTAAAGAATTGGCCCCTGTGCTTTCTTTACCTTGTAACATGGGCAGCCTGGTAGTTAATTCAGCCATTTTAGTTCCATCAAAAGGAATTAAGTGTAGTCTGCTGCTTAAGCCACCGGTAACCATTCCCAGGAAAGTGGTTCTTAAATTCCCTTTCAATGGATGCAGGTTAGTACCACTGGATGCAAAACAGGCTTCCCCATTTTCTGCTTCGGGCATATAAGGATGCATGGGATTCCAGGTAAGGCCACCGTCTGTTGTATGAGCGATAAAAAAACGTCCGTTAACAGGATCGCCGACTACTGTACCGTACTTACCCCAAAAGCTCATCGCATCCAGGAACATTCCTTTGGTGCTATCGGTAAATACAATTTTCCAATGTTTGCCACCATCGGTAGTGCGTAAAATCTGGGCAGGCTCCGCTATAGCCATGATAACAGCAGTATCGGCATCAAAAGCTTCAATATCTCTGAAATCCCTTTCTTCAAAGCCGGCTACCTGAAACCATTCAAAATGCTGGCCACCGTCTACACTGCGTGCCACGTTACCATGGTTGCCACTTACCCATACCACTGCATCACTGGGAGCACTTAATCCACGTAAACTAACCGAGCGACCTGAATCTAATAGTGAAACCGTATATTTTTGCTGACTTTTTACAAGTGCGGGCAGCAAAATGACCGCTAAAAAAGCATAGGTTTTAGACAAATTCATAGAGAGGAACAGATTTTTATCAAAATACGATTAGTTTTTTCATTTTATAATTAAAAATACTATGATACCTTACTGGTTAAGCCGCATGCAATTATTGCTGGGTGATGAAAAAGTAACGCAACTAATGAACAGTCATGTGCTGGTGGCAGGCCTGGGGGGCGTAGGAGGCATTTGCGCCGAAATGATTGCCAGGGCCGGTGTTGGTAAAATGACCATAGTGGATGGTGATGTGGTAGACCTGAGTAACGGTAACAGGCAAATTCCTGCATTACACAGTACAGCTGGCAAACTAAAAGCCGAAGTAATGGCGCAACGGTTACAGGATATAAACCCTGCTTTACAACTGGAAATTATACCTGCTTACCAGGAAGACACCCAGATGGAAGCACTGGTAACCCGTCATAAATTTGATTACGCAGTGGATTGCATTGATACTTTAGGTCCTAAAGTAGCTTTCATTAAAGCTTGTGTAGAAAATGGAGTGCCGGTGGTAAGCTCCATGGGGGCAGGTGGAAAAGTAGATCCTTCCAAGGCTGAAATTGCCGATATCAGCGAATCGCACGATTGTAAACTGGCCAAATATGTGCGTAAGCGCTTACATGAACATGGCATTTATAAAGGTATTACGGTAGTGTTCAGTGCAGAAGAAATAGACACAGACAAAGTGATTGTAACCGAAAAGGCTTTTCCTAAAAAATCGTTGATAGGCACTATTAGTTATATGCCGGCTATATTTGGTTGCATGGTGGCCAGTGTGGTGATCAGGAATCTGTATCAGCAGGCTGGTATTGCCATTGAAGACGCTGTTTAAGCTGTTCCGTTACATTGTAAATAATAGGGCATCTGCCATAGTGCATGAAGGTGGAAAACAATCTTCCTGTAAAGTCGGGCAGATGCAGGCCGGGAAAAGTGCGGCATTCCTGGAAACGGTATTCATACACCGTACAGCATTTGTTCTGTAAAAAATGGCAGGGAATGGTATTCACAATCATATCGCCCTGCAGGCTGGTTTCAATATATTGTTGTGTAAACTCCGCCACCGGCATTTGCAAATGCGACGCCAGCCGTTCATTTTCGACCGGAGTTACGTTTATCATCAGGCTTTGGCAGCAATTGCCACAAGCGGTGCAATCTACCTGTGGGGTAATGGCTGCATCCAGTTCGTGCACAATAACATCTATATCTGCGCTGTTTTGCTGATACAAAAACTGCCTGAACTGATAGTTTTCCGCTTCTTTTTCAGTTCCTGCCTGTTCAATAACATTCAGTTGGTGGGTAAGTTTCACCGGGCAAAGGTAGCTTAATTTTGCCCGGTAACAGGTTTACAAATCAATCACCATACGCACGTCATCATTCAAATAGCGGCCGCCAGGGTGGCGTGCGGTATAATCCAGGTTAATCCAATATTCGTTATCATGTTCGTGGTAGTAGATTTTGTCAATCTGTTCTTTATCAAAGAATTGAATAACAGCTTGTTGCATAAGATCATATCCGGCTTTATCGCCACAAAACAGCTCGGGATACATATGGCCTCGAATAATTACCAGGCGGCAACGGGCGCCAATGCTCATCAAACAGCTGGCCATTAAAATAGCGTGATCGTCACAATCTCCCCCCATTCCGTTCAAAATGGTTTCGCGTGGGGTGGCAAAATATTCATCCCGCTGCGAATCGGGCACGTATTTAAATCGTGTGTTAATGTATTGAAATACAGATAAATAGCGTGTAAGCATGCCGTACTTCGTTTCGTAGTCGTCAAACGATTCCAGGGAATGTTTGACGGCAAAATTGCGCACTACCGAGTCGGTAGTGGTAACCCGGGCTTTAATCAGCTGGGAGGTTTTATTTAATGGGTTACCAAACGAGCGGGGATTGATGCTTAAACCGTCGGGTTGCTTCTCTTCCCGGATCATCCAGTTTTGATAAGCCAATGTTTTATAATCGTTTATAATTTCGGGAAAGGCATATTTGTCATTCACCTGATTATAGGTTAAAACGGCCAGCACTACCAGGAATGCAGGAATAATCAGGGGTTTTACCAGCCATAAAATTACCCTTACCACGGCTATGGCAATTAAAACAGCAGCCACCAGGTCAAAATTCCATTGACCTATCATTACCGGTGGTATATAGCGACAAATGAACGGGGCAAGGGGTATAATTGTTAAAATGCCTGCCAGTTCGGCTATAAAATTCTTTGCTGTACTGTATTTTTCGTCTGATGCCATTGCTGCCATAACTTAAACATAAACTCCTTTTAAGGGTACCCTGTAAGCAAATAATAAAGGGAACGATTTTTATTCACACCATGTACAAAAGTCCTGCCGCTTTGCGCTATTTGCATTTTACCCCTATATTTGCCCGGCAACACCTATTGCTAAAAAAGTTAGTTGCTGGTTTGACCGGGATGTACAGGGCCGGGTTTAACTGATGAATGATAAAAAAAGGTAGTATGGCAGAACCTCAAAAGAAACAGGCAGAATATACGGAAGATAGTATCCGGAGCTTAGACTGGAAGGAACATATCAGGCTGCGCCCCGGTATGTATATTGGTAAACTGGGAGATGGTGCTGCACCTGATGATGGTATTTATGTGTTGGTGAAAGAGGTGATGGATAACTGTATTGATGAACACACCATGGGTCATGGTAAACACATTGATCTGTTTATTGAAGAAAGAACGGTAACCATACGCGACTATGGCCGGGGTATTCCTTTGGGGAAACTGGTAGATGTGGTTAGTAAAATCAACACCGGAGCTAAATACGACAGTAAGGCGTTCCAGAAAAGTGTGGGTTTGAACGGTGTGGGTACCAAAGCGGTGAACGCGTTGAGCAGTTATTTTAAAGTGCAGAGCGTGCGTGATGGCAAACTGAAAGTAGCCGAATTTGAAAAAGGCAACTTACTGAAAGAGCATAAAGAGGTAAGCACGGACGAAGCCAATGGAACGTTGGTAAGCTTTATTGCGGATGACACCATTTTCCGTAACTACCATTATATACATGAATACCTGGATAACCTGCTGTGGAACTATTGTTACCTGAACGCAGGACTGATTATTAATTTCAATGGTAAAAAATATGTAAGCCGCAATGGTTTATTGGACTTGTTGCAACGCAAAACCAATGAAGACGAGCTGCGTTACCCCATTATTCACCTGAAAGGGGAGGATATTGAAATTTCACTTACGCACAATAATGATTACGGTGAAGATATTTTCTCGTTTGTAAACGGACAGTATACAACCCAGGGTGGTACACACCAGCAGGCTTTTCGCGAAGGGTTTGTAAAAACCATCCGTGAATTTTACAAAAAAGATTACGATGCAGCAGATATACGCCAGAGCATAGTCGCTGCTGTTAGTGTAAGGGTGCAGGAGCCGGTGTTTGAAAGCCAGACCAAAACCAAACTGGGTAGCCAGTATGTGTTTGAAGGTGGGCCAAGCATGAAAAACTTTATAGGCGACTTCCTGGCTAAAGACCTGGATAACTTTTTACACCGTAACCAACAGGTGGCCGATGCGCTGAAAAAGCGTATTGAGCAAAGTGAGAAAGAGCGCAAAGAGCTGAGTGGTATTCGTAAGCTGGCTAACGAGCGCGCCAAAAAAGCAAACCTGCATAACAAAAAGTTACGCGATTGCCGTTTCCATTATAATGATGAGCCTACGGGTAAAGACAAAGAAGCCGTTCTGGAAAAACAGAAGGGCACTACGGTGTTTATTACGGAAGGGGATAGTGCCAGTGGTTCTATCACCAAGGCGCGCCAGGTAGAAACACAGGCAGTGTTTAGCTTACGCGGTAAGCCGTTAAACTGTTATGGTCTTACCAAAAAAGTGGTGTACGAAAACGAAGAGTTTAACCTGTTACAGCACGCTTTAAATATTGAAGACGGCCTGGAAGGCTTACGTTATAACAGGGTGGTAATTGCTACCGATGCCGATGTGGATGGTATGCACATTCGCCTGTTAATGATGACTTTCTTCCTGCAGTTTTTCCCCGATCTGGTGAAGAGAGGACACGTATACATTCTGGAAACGCCGTTGTTCCGGGTGCGTAACAAGCAACATACACATTACTGCTACGACGAAACAGAAAAGCAGGCAGCGATTAAAAAGCTGGGTGGTAAGCCGGAAATTACCCGCTTTAAAGGGCTGGGTGAAATTTCTCCGGAAGAGTTTGAGCGCTTTATCAGCGCCGATATGCGCCTGCAACCGGTAATTCTGGAGCAGGGCGATCATATTCAGCAATTACTGGAATATTACATGGGTAAAAACACCATGGATCGCCAGGAGTTTATTATTAATAACCTGCGGGTAGAATTAGATTTGATTGAAGAAAGTGCTGCCGCAGCTATTGCAACAGCGGGAGAATAATGTATGAAACCGGTATTCAGATATGCAGCATTAACAGATTTGCCATGGGTGGTAGCGGTATATAATTCTATTGTAGCCGGCCGCATGGTAACTGCCGATACAGATGAGGTATCGGTAGAAAGCCGTTTACCCTGGTTTGAAGCACATGACGAAAAGCATCCCTTGTGGATTGTGGAAGCAGATGGGCAACCGGTAGGTTGGGTAAGCCTGCAAAAGTTTTATGGCAGGCCTGCTTACGATATCACGGCTGAAATAAGCATTTACCTGCATGAAAGCACACGCGGACGCGGGCTGGGGAAGATAGTGTTACAGGAAGCGATTGCGCATAGTGCTGCATTAGGTATTGAAAATCTGCTGGGATTTGTGTTTGCACATAATATTCCCAGTATGAAGCTGTTTGAATGGGCAGGTTTTTCGCAGTGGGCCAATATGCCGGGTATAGCGTTGCTGGATGGTGAATACAGATCGTTAATTATTCTGGGTAAAAAATTAAATACACAACCGTAATGATACACGTTGTTTTTCAGGAGGCTGATATAGCTGTATTAGAAAAAGCTATTGAGCTGGATGCAAAAATGGCCGGACTTGTATTGCAGATAAGGGATGATTTTGCGGTAGGTCCACTGGGCAAAGTATATGAAGCGGAAGGCTTTCAGGAAAGAAAAGCCTGGTGGGAAGAGGTGTTGGAATATTCGCCTTACCTGGCAGATTTTAATATGACAGATGACCGCTGGACAGTACACCAGTTGGCTAAATATCTGAAAGAAGGCATTTATACATTCCAGGCGGCTGAAGGCGAAGAGCCTAAAGTGTACCGGGAAGAAGAGGAAGCGGTTATCTGGGTTTGGATGGGACAAAACCAGCACGATGTGTGTGGCTATTACTGGTTAATGAGCCAGCTGAAAGATTTCCAGGGAAGGGTACAGGTGTTGTATATGAACAACCTGCCTTTCATCAACGAAAAAGGCGGCATCTTTTACCCGGTAAACCTGTTTGAAATACAACCCAAAGAGTTTTTAAAAGCCAAACGCCTGGCACGTCCTATTACTTTAAGTGAGTTTGAAGTTGATCCGGATGAGTGGAAGAAGCTGTGCAATGAAAGTGCAGGGGTGCGTATTCTGGAAGGTGGCAAAAAGATAGTAAGTAAAGAAGTAACTTTTTACGATAAGGATATACTCACAGCAGTAGGCAGCGAGGCCGGAAAATTGAATAAAGTAATCAGTAATACTTTAAGCAAAATGAAGCTGAAAACCGGTGATGCCTTCCTGGTATGGCGTATTCGCCAGTTGGTGGCAGAAGGTAAGCTGGATGTTACCGGCGACTGGGCAAAAGGCTGGAAAGATATTGTTGTTAAACCCGCAGGTATGGCTACCAGTAGTGAAGAGCAGCCTGCAGAAGAACCCGCGCAGTAACATGAAACTAAAAGGCATACACCATATTGCTATTATTGCGGAAGACTACGCAGTAAGCAAGCAGTTTTATACAGAGATACTTGGTTTTGAGGTAATGCAGGAAGTATACCGTGCCGAAAGAGATTCGTATAAGCTGGACCTGGCGCTGGATGGCTTGTACCAGATAGAGCTGTTTAGCTTTCCTGATTACAGGCCCAGGGGATCGTACCCCGAAGCAGCAGGGTTACGTCACCTGGCTTTTAAGGTAGAAGATGTGGCAGCATGGATCACTTACCTGCGCAGCAAAGGAGTAGAGGTACAGGATGTGCGGGTGGATGAGTATACCGGTAAAAAATT encodes the following:
- a CDS encoding tRNA threonylcarbamoyladenosine dehydratase, giving the protein MIPYWLSRMQLLLGDEKVTQLMNSHVLVAGLGGVGGICAEMIARAGVGKMTIVDGDVVDLSNGNRQIPALHSTAGKLKAEVMAQRLQDINPALQLEIIPAYQEDTQMEALVTRHKFDYAVDCIDTLGPKVAFIKACVENGVPVVSSMGAGGKVDPSKAEIADISESHDCKLAKYVRKRLHEHGIYKGITVVFSAEEIDTDKVIVTEKAFPKKSLIGTISYMPAIFGCMVASVVIRNLYQQAGIAIEDAV
- a CDS encoding YkgJ family cysteine cluster protein, translating into MKLTHQLNVIEQAGTEKEAENYQFRQFLYQQNSADIDVIVHELDAAITPQVDCTACGNCCQSLMINVTPVENERLASHLQMPVAEFTQQYIETSLQGDMIVNTIPCHFLQNKCCTVYEYRFQECRTFPGLHLPDFTGRLFSTFMHYGRCPIIYNVTEQLKQRLQWQYQPADTDS
- a CDS encoding DNA topoisomerase IV subunit B gives rise to the protein MAEPQKKQAEYTEDSIRSLDWKEHIRLRPGMYIGKLGDGAAPDDGIYVLVKEVMDNCIDEHTMGHGKHIDLFIEERTVTIRDYGRGIPLGKLVDVVSKINTGAKYDSKAFQKSVGLNGVGTKAVNALSSYFKVQSVRDGKLKVAEFEKGNLLKEHKEVSTDEANGTLVSFIADDTIFRNYHYIHEYLDNLLWNYCYLNAGLIINFNGKKYVSRNGLLDLLQRKTNEDELRYPIIHLKGEDIEISLTHNNDYGEDIFSFVNGQYTTQGGTHQQAFREGFVKTIREFYKKDYDAADIRQSIVAAVSVRVQEPVFESQTKTKLGSQYVFEGGPSMKNFIGDFLAKDLDNFLHRNQQVADALKKRIEQSEKERKELSGIRKLANERAKKANLHNKKLRDCRFHYNDEPTGKDKEAVLEKQKGTTVFITEGDSASGSITKARQVETQAVFSLRGKPLNCYGLTKKVVYENEEFNLLQHALNIEDGLEGLRYNRVVIATDADVDGMHIRLLMMTFFLQFFPDLVKRGHVYILETPLFRVRNKQHTHYCYDETEKQAAIKKLGGKPEITRFKGLGEISPEEFERFISADMRLQPVILEQGDHIQQLLEYYMGKNTMDRQEFIINNLRVELDLIEESAAAAIATAGE
- a CDS encoding GNAT family N-acetyltransferase encodes the protein MKPVFRYAALTDLPWVVAVYNSIVAGRMVTADTDEVSVESRLPWFEAHDEKHPLWIVEADGQPVGWVSLQKFYGRPAYDITAEISIYLHESTRGRGLGKIVLQEAIAHSAALGIENLLGFVFAHNIPSMKLFEWAGFSQWANMPGIALLDGEYRSLIILGKKLNTQP
- a CDS encoding YCF48-related protein — translated: MNLSKTYAFLAVILLPALVKSQQKYTVSLLDSGRSVSLRGLSAPSDAVVWVSGNHGNVARSVDGGQHFEWFQVAGFEERDFRDIEAFDADTAVIMAIAEPAQILRTTDGGKHWKIVFTDSTKGMFLDAMSFWGKYGTVVGDPVNGRFFIAHTTDGGLTWNPMHPYMPEAENGEACFASSGTNLHPLKGNLRTTFLGMVTGGLSSRLHLIPFDGTKMAELTTRLPMLQGKESTGANSLTAWKQKWLIVGGDFTQPENMEGNCLISTNGGKNWQKPGTPPNGYRSCVLYLDKNRAITCGLNGIDVSEDEGFHWFSISTRGFHVVQKAKMGNIVYFAGAKGQIGKMLDIKN
- a CDS encoding DUF1835 domain-containing protein, which produces MIHVVFQEADIAVLEKAIELDAKMAGLVLQIRDDFAVGPLGKVYEAEGFQERKAWWEEVLEYSPYLADFNMTDDRWTVHQLAKYLKEGIYTFQAAEGEEPKVYREEEEAVIWVWMGQNQHDVCGYYWLMSQLKDFQGRVQVLYMNNLPFINEKGGIFYPVNLFEIQPKEFLKAKRLARPITLSEFEVDPDEWKKLCNESAGVRILEGGKKIVSKEVTFYDKDILTAVGSEAGKLNKVISNTLSKMKLKTGDAFLVWRIRQLVAEGKLDVTGDWAKGWKDIVVKPAGMATSSEEQPAEEPAQ
- the gloA2 gene encoding SMU1112c/YaeR family gloxylase I-like metalloprotein, yielding MKLKGIHHIAIIAEDYAVSKQFYTEILGFEVMQEVYRAERDSYKLDLALDGLYQIELFSFPDYRPRGSYPEAAGLRHLAFKVEDVAAWITYLRSKGVEVQDVRVDEYTGKKFTFFNDPNGQPLELYEHTDLK
- a CDS encoding transglutaminase domain-containing protein — translated: MAAMASDEKYSTAKNFIAELAGILTIIPLAPFICRYIPPVMIGQWNFDLVAAVLIAIAVVRVILWLVKPLIIPAFLVVLAVLTYNQVNDKYAFPEIINDYKTLAYQNWMIREEKQPDGLSINPRSFGNPLNKTSQLIKARVTTTDSVVRNFAVKHSLESFDDYETKYGMLTRYLSVFQYINTRFKYVPDSQRDEYFATPRETILNGMGGDCDDHAILMASCLMSIGARCRLVIIRGHMYPELFCGDKAGYDLMQQAVIQFFDKEQIDKIYYHEHDNEYWINLDYTARHPGGRYLNDDVRMVIDL
- a CDS encoding IS3 family transposase; the protein is MNLLTELHPHIGVGQFCTVFGKTRQAWYYATRTQAEQEMTDSIVVKMVKEIREEQPRLGTRKLYYLLEPQLQAHGIKMGRDALFDMLERYDLLIRHRRRRAITTDSNHPYRKYDNLIQHLILTGKNQLWVSDITYLRVSEGFCYLSLVTDAFSRKIVGYRLWPNLAARGSIEALNMALNEQQPGRNMLIHHSDRGVQYCCSDYVGQLQNYQINISMSHKGDPYQNAIAERVNGILKHEYSLNKEFEDLVQATKAVQAAVNLYNSRRPHDSLSYLTPDQAHELTGIIKRNWRTYSKHIIKNQDLEVSNVGLGKLCNAKQD